The following proteins are encoded in a genomic region of Planococcus lenghuensis:
- the ilvB gene encoding acetolactate synthase large subunit, translating to MRDAATQTIQKSGADILIESLKEQGVEMIFGYPGGAVLPIYDALYKNPIRHVLARHEQGAIHAAEGYARVSGKAGVVLATSGPGATNLVTGIADAMLDSLPLVVFTGQVATTVIGTDAFQEADIVSITQPITKHNYQVKNVEDLPRIIKEAFYIASTGRPGPVVVDIPKNIATGMSSAQVSEEVRLPGYQPTTNPNYLQIQKAVQVLAEAKRPLILAGAGVLAAKATSELVAFAEKYQIPVTNTLLGLGGIPGDHDLFLGMAGMHGTYTANTAICECDVLMNIGARFDDRLTGNLADFAPNAKVIHIDIDPAEIGKNVPTDIPIVADAQKALIALLEQPITGPDTTQWLQKLTHNKNSYPLQYSTANKQGILPQQAVQLIHRLTGGDAVITTDVGQHQMWTAQYYKFNNPHNWVTSGGLGTMGFGFPAAIGAQLAKPDEKVVAIVGDAGFQMTLQELSLLQELRLPVKVVIMNNQSLGMVRQWQETFYEERYSQSLLHVQPDFVKLAQAYEIDAYKVETLEDAEEVFRKAFESNEPALIDCRVLQLENVYPMVAPGKGLSEMIGVISK from the coding sequence ATGCGAGATGCAGCAACACAAACAATACAGAAAAGCGGTGCTGATATCCTGATTGAATCGTTAAAAGAACAGGGTGTCGAAATGATCTTTGGTTATCCCGGAGGAGCTGTACTTCCGATTTACGATGCTCTCTATAAGAATCCGATCCGTCATGTACTCGCCCGTCATGAACAGGGAGCGATTCATGCGGCTGAGGGATATGCCAGGGTTTCCGGGAAGGCTGGCGTGGTGCTGGCGACATCAGGGCCGGGGGCAACGAACCTTGTGACCGGTATAGCGGATGCCATGCTCGATTCGCTCCCGCTGGTTGTTTTCACCGGGCAAGTAGCCACGACCGTTATAGGTACGGATGCTTTTCAGGAAGCGGATATTGTCAGCATCACACAGCCGATCACAAAGCATAATTACCAAGTGAAGAACGTGGAAGATCTTCCGCGGATCATTAAAGAAGCATTCTATATCGCTTCCACTGGAAGGCCGGGACCGGTAGTCGTCGATATACCTAAAAACATCGCCACCGGCATGTCATCAGCACAAGTGAGTGAGGAAGTGCGGTTGCCGGGCTATCAGCCGACGACTAACCCGAACTACCTCCAAATTCAAAAAGCTGTGCAGGTATTGGCGGAGGCGAAGCGGCCTCTCATCCTGGCCGGTGCAGGGGTCTTGGCAGCAAAAGCAACTTCGGAACTGGTCGCATTTGCTGAAAAATATCAGATTCCCGTGACTAACACGCTGCTGGGTCTTGGCGGCATCCCGGGTGACCACGACCTGTTCCTCGGAATGGCGGGCATGCACGGTACTTATACCGCCAATACGGCTATTTGTGAATGCGATGTACTCATGAATATCGGCGCCCGGTTCGATGACCGGCTGACGGGTAATCTGGCGGATTTCGCACCGAATGCGAAAGTGATACACATTGATATCGATCCGGCAGAAATCGGTAAAAACGTACCCACGGACATCCCGATCGTTGCAGACGCCCAAAAGGCATTGATTGCACTGCTCGAACAGCCGATTACAGGACCTGATACCACGCAGTGGCTGCAAAAACTGACGCATAATAAAAACAGTTACCCGCTGCAGTACAGTACAGCGAATAAGCAAGGCATCCTGCCGCAGCAGGCAGTTCAATTAATCCACCGGTTGACGGGAGGAGATGCGGTCATTACGACTGATGTTGGACAGCATCAGATGTGGACGGCACAGTACTATAAATTCAACAATCCGCATAATTGGGTAACATCGGGCGGCTTGGGAACAATGGGGTTCGGTTTCCCGGCAGCAATCGGAGCCCAGCTGGCAAAACCGGATGAAAAAGTAGTCGCAATTGTCGGCGATGCCGGGTTTCAGATGACGTTACAGGAGTTATCACTGTTGCAGGAGCTGCGGCTTCCAGTAAAAGTGGTCATCATGAATAATCAGAGCCTGGGAATGGTGAGACAATGGCAGGAAACTTTCTACGAGGAACGCTATTCACAATCCCTGCTTCATGTGCAGCCGGATTTTGTGAAATTAGCACAGGCATACGAAATTGATGCCTATAAGGTAGAGACGTTAGAGGATGCAGAAGAGGTATTCCGGAAAGCTTTTGAATCGAATGAGCCGGCATTGATTGACTGCCGGGTGCTGCAGCTGGAAAATGTCTACCCGATGGTCGCTCCAGGCAAAGGACTCAGCGAAATGATCGGGGTGATAAGTAAATGA
- the ilvN gene encoding acetolactate synthase small subunit translates to MKRIITTTVINQSGVLNRVTGLLMKRQFNIESISVGPTEQAGISKMTFVVNVEDERKLEQLLKQLQKQIDVLKVNDITDKAMVMRELALIKVVSSPAVRSEIYSITEPFRAAVIDMSKNVTTFQVTGEPEKIDALVDLLKPYGIKELTRSGVSAFVRETQKAPAPQQLSIL, encoded by the coding sequence ATGAAGCGCATTATAACGACAACGGTGATCAATCAAAGCGGTGTGCTGAACCGCGTAACAGGCCTGCTGATGAAGCGTCAGTTCAATATTGAAAGCATATCAGTCGGCCCTACGGAACAGGCAGGCATATCGAAAATGACGTTTGTGGTTAATGTGGAAGATGAGCGGAAGCTTGAACAGCTGCTGAAACAGCTACAGAAGCAGATCGATGTACTGAAAGTAAATGATATTACCGATAAAGCGATGGTCATGCGCGAATTAGCTTTGATCAAAGTAGTATCATCACCGGCTGTCCGGAGTGAGATTTACAGCATCACCGAACCGTTCCGAGCCGCTGTAATCGATATGAGTAAAAATGTCACGACATTTCAGGTGACCGGTGAACCGGAAAAAATAGACGCATTGGTGGATCTCCTGAAGCCATACGGCATTAAAGAACTAACAAGAAGCGGAGTATCCGCATTTGTGCGGGAAACGCAAAAAGCGCCTGCACCACAGCAACTATCCATCTTATAA
- the ilvC gene encoding ketol-acid reductoisomerase — MAKMYYNQDVNEQALQGKTVAIIGYGSQGHAHAQNLKDSGYDVVVGVRPGKSFEKAEADGLRVTSAAEAAQSADIIMVLVPDERQTQVYNEAIKPALTAGKSLVFAHGFNIHFNQIVPPPDVDVFLVAPKGPGHLVRRTYESGAGVPALFAIHQNVSGKAQEVALAYAKGIGSTRAGVLETSFKEETETDLFGEQAVLCGGLTSLVKAGFETLVEAGYQPELAYFECLHELKLIVDLMYEGGLSGMRYSISDTAQWGDFVSGPRVVDEATKDRMKDILKDIQTGKFAKGWLLENQLNRPEFRAIEQAEEAHQIEQVGRELRAMMPFVNPANNKKENEVTSSAKS; from the coding sequence ATGGCTAAAATGTATTATAACCAAGACGTGAATGAACAGGCACTACAAGGTAAGACAGTAGCAATTATCGGATACGGATCACAGGGACACGCTCATGCACAGAACTTGAAAGATTCCGGATATGACGTAGTGGTTGGTGTCCGGCCGGGCAAATCGTTTGAAAAAGCAGAAGCGGACGGTTTGAGAGTTACGAGTGCTGCAGAAGCGGCACAGTCGGCAGATATTATTATGGTACTCGTACCAGATGAGCGGCAGACACAAGTATATAACGAAGCGATCAAACCGGCGCTGACAGCAGGGAAATCACTCGTATTCGCTCACGGATTCAACATTCATTTCAATCAGATCGTGCCGCCGCCGGACGTGGATGTATTCCTGGTAGCACCGAAAGGACCGGGGCATCTTGTACGCCGGACATATGAATCAGGAGCTGGCGTTCCGGCATTGTTCGCTATCCACCAAAACGTGAGCGGCAAGGCGCAGGAAGTGGCCCTTGCTTATGCAAAAGGCATCGGCAGCACACGGGCAGGCGTTTTGGAAACGTCATTCAAAGAAGAAACTGAAACTGATCTGTTCGGGGAACAAGCAGTATTATGCGGCGGGCTGACATCCCTTGTAAAAGCCGGATTTGAAACGCTTGTGGAAGCCGGATACCAGCCGGAACTTGCTTACTTCGAATGTCTCCATGAATTGAAACTGATCGTGGACCTGATGTATGAAGGCGGCTTATCGGGTATGCGTTATTCCATTTCTGATACGGCACAATGGGGCGATTTCGTTTCAGGGCCGCGGGTGGTGGATGAAGCAACCAAAGATCGGATGAAAGACATCCTGAAAGATATCCAGACAGGAAAATTCGCAAAAGGCTGGCTGCTCGAGAATCAGTTGAACCGTCCGGAATTCCGGGCGATTGAACAAGCGGAAGAAGCGCATCAGATTGAGCAGGTCGGCAGAGAATTGCGGGCAATGATGCCATTCGTGAATCCGGCAAACAATAAAAAAGAAAATGAGGTGACATCCAGTGCGAAAAGTTGA
- a CDS encoding 2-isopropylmalate synthase yields MRKVDIFDTTLRDGEQSAGINLNTAEKIEIARQLERLGVTIIESGFPAASPGDFDAVKRIAGTVKNSIVTGLARSVKSDIDRSWEALRGAEQPHIHIFLATSPIHMEHKLMKTPDQVVEAAVESVKYARRFFPLVQWSAEDASRSDLEFLAHIIGKVVEAGATTVNIPDTVGYATPQEYGDMFRYLKENVKGIDKVKLSAHCHNDLGMATANTLAAIENGADQVEGTINGIGERAGNVALEEIAVALHIRKPVYGVETTINLHEIKRTSQLVSQLTGSLIQPNKAVVGKNAFAHESGIHQDGMLKNPLTYEIITPELIGDAATELVLGKHSGRHAFKDRAIKMGFDLSEEKLNNAFIEFKKLADRKKAIVEEDLMVLLTDQQIHDEDVPVYELASVQVQYGTAHIPTATVTAHAPNGDLISEAATGAGSVEAIFNTLERVVKGKVHILDYRVTSIGKGRDALGEAVINMSYDGETVTGRDVAQDVLEATAKAYLNAVNRQVVKAEAKVKVTAG; encoded by the coding sequence GTGCGAAAAGTTGATATTTTCGACACGACCTTGCGGGACGGTGAACAGTCAGCAGGCATTAACTTAAACACAGCCGAAAAAATTGAGATTGCCCGCCAGCTGGAACGCCTCGGTGTCACAATTATTGAATCCGGATTTCCGGCAGCTTCTCCCGGTGATTTTGACGCAGTAAAGCGGATTGCGGGTACTGTTAAGAATTCAATCGTCACCGGGCTTGCCCGGTCCGTAAAAAGTGATATTGACCGATCGTGGGAAGCGCTCCGCGGAGCGGAGCAGCCCCACATTCATATTTTCCTGGCGACTTCACCGATTCATATGGAACATAAATTGATGAAGACGCCGGATCAAGTCGTGGAAGCGGCAGTGGAATCTGTAAAGTACGCCCGTCGGTTTTTCCCGCTTGTCCAGTGGTCAGCGGAGGATGCATCCCGTTCTGACCTCGAATTCCTTGCCCATATCATCGGAAAAGTAGTGGAAGCGGGAGCTACCACCGTCAATATTCCGGATACAGTCGGCTATGCAACACCACAGGAATACGGCGACATGTTCCGCTATTTGAAAGAAAACGTGAAAGGCATCGACAAGGTGAAGTTATCCGCGCATTGCCATAATGATCTTGGCATGGCAACAGCCAATACATTGGCAGCGATTGAAAATGGAGCTGACCAAGTGGAAGGCACAATCAATGGAATCGGCGAACGGGCAGGAAATGTTGCCCTTGAAGAGATTGCGGTGGCTCTTCATATCCGCAAGCCGGTATATGGCGTTGAAACAACAATAAATCTGCATGAAATTAAACGGACAAGCCAGCTAGTCAGTCAGCTTACCGGCAGTCTGATTCAGCCGAATAAAGCGGTAGTCGGAAAAAATGCATTTGCGCATGAATCAGGAATTCATCAGGATGGCATGCTGAAAAATCCACTGACCTATGAAATCATCACGCCAGAGCTGATTGGAGACGCGGCGACAGAGCTGGTACTCGGCAAGCATTCAGGCCGGCATGCATTTAAGGACCGGGCCATCAAAATGGGCTTTGATTTAAGTGAAGAGAAACTGAATAACGCATTCATCGAATTCAAAAAGCTCGCAGACCGCAAGAAAGCGATTGTGGAAGAAGATCTGATGGTATTGCTTACCGATCAGCAGATCCATGATGAGGACGTGCCGGTCTACGAACTGGCCAGCGTACAAGTCCAATATGGAACAGCTCACATTCCGACAGCTACTGTCACAGCACATGCACCGAACGGTGATTTGATCAGCGAAGCGGCTACAGGAGCGGGGTCGGTTGAAGCAATATTCAACACATTGGAACGGGTTGTTAAAGGAAAAGTCCATATCCTCGATTATCGGGTCACATCCATTGGAAAAGGGCGCGATGCATTGGGAGAAGCAGTTATTAACATGAGCTATGACGGAGAGACGGTAACCGGACGTGACGTCGCACAAGACGTGCTCGAAGCGACAGCGAAAGCTTACTTGAACGCAGTGAACCGTCAAGTTGTAAAGGCGGAGGCAAAAGTGAAGGTAACGGCAGGTTGA
- the leuB gene encoding 3-isopropylmalate dehydrogenase produces the protein MVKRITVMPGDGIGPEVTEAAVEVLRAVARRYGHAFQFTYAAIGGDAIDQYGKPLPDETIAVCEASDAALLGAVGGPKWDQQPSHLRPERGLLDIRKKFDLFTNIRPVKAVPSLLGSSPLKEEVAREVDMVIVRELTSGLYFGEPKQRSPKSAVDTLVYTRAEIERIVDQAFQIARTRKGKVTSVDKANVLETSKLWREVVEERMTAYPDVEVEHMLVDTAAMKLITNPRSFDVIVTENMFGDILSDEASVITGSLGMLPSASTRTDGFGIYEPVHGSAPDIAGQNKANPTAAILSAAMMLKYSFGLHTEAAAVEEAVAGVLEDGYCTGDIAGEGKRVISTGAFAAQVIEELEREFVSEHIMYSYR, from the coding sequence ATGGTGAAAAGAATCACAGTAATGCCTGGAGATGGAATCGGCCCTGAAGTCACGGAAGCGGCAGTGGAAGTGCTACGGGCAGTAGCCCGGCGCTATGGCCATGCGTTTCAGTTCACCTATGCAGCTATCGGCGGAGATGCCATTGACCAGTACGGCAAGCCACTGCCGGATGAAACGATTGCTGTGTGCGAAGCGAGTGATGCAGCGCTCCTCGGTGCTGTCGGAGGACCGAAATGGGATCAACAGCCTTCTCATTTGCGGCCTGAAAGAGGCTTGCTGGATATTCGGAAGAAGTTCGATCTGTTTACAAACATCCGCCCCGTCAAGGCAGTGCCTTCACTTCTTGGCTCTTCCCCGCTTAAAGAAGAAGTTGCCCGGGAAGTGGATATGGTCATTGTGCGGGAACTGACAAGCGGCCTCTATTTCGGAGAACCGAAACAGCGTTCTCCGAAGTCTGCTGTTGATACGCTGGTGTATACGCGGGCAGAAATCGAACGGATTGTGGATCAGGCTTTCCAAATCGCACGCACAAGAAAAGGGAAAGTCACATCTGTTGATAAAGCCAACGTGCTTGAAACGAGCAAATTATGGCGTGAAGTGGTCGAAGAGCGGATGACAGCTTATCCGGACGTGGAAGTCGAGCATATGCTCGTGGATACGGCTGCGATGAAGCTGATCACGAACCCCCGGTCTTTTGATGTCATTGTCACGGAGAATATGTTCGGTGATATTCTGAGCGATGAAGCGTCTGTCATCACAGGTTCCCTCGGTATGCTTCCATCGGCCAGCACCCGAACGGACGGATTTGGCATTTATGAGCCTGTGCACGGTTCTGCACCGGACATTGCCGGACAGAATAAAGCGAATCCGACAGCTGCTATTTTATCAGCGGCAATGATGCTGAAGTACTCATTTGGTCTCCATACCGAAGCGGCTGCAGTGGAAGAAGCAGTAGCGGGTGTACTGGAAGATGGCTATTGTACCGGAGACATCGCAGGAGAGGGCAAACGGGTCATCTCCACAGGGGCATTCGCGGCACAAGTGATTGAAGAGCTGGAGCGCGAATTCGTATCTGAACATATTATGTATTCATACCGATGA
- the leuC gene encoding 3-isopropylmalate dehydratase large subunit — translation MPKTIIEKIWEQHVVFEEEGKPDLLYIDLHLLHEVTSPQAFEGLRLNGRSVRRPDLCFATMDHNVPTRNRDIIKDPISRKQIMTLEENCKEFGVPLAGLNHPDQGIVHVIGPELGLTQPGKTIVCGDSHTSTHGAFGALAFGIGTSEVEHVLSTQTLWQSKPKTMEIRIDGELGFGVAAKDVILAIIAKFGIDVGTGHVMEYTGEAIRKLSMEERMTICNMSIEAGARAGLISPDETTVEYLRGRRHVPDGEAFEEEADRWLALASDPDAIYDISLSIHADEISPFVTWGTNPSMGSGIAGHVPRLIDYEKKADQEAVRKALTYMDLEEGIPLDSIEIQHVFIGSCTNARLGDLRAASEIVKGQKVHPSVTAIVVPGSATVKKAAEEEGIDQVFLEAGFEWRETGCSMCLAMNEDAVPAGERCASTSNRNFEGRQGAGSMTHLVSPVMAAAAAIEGHLTDVRKYLKEPVTSA, via the coding sequence ATGCCTAAGACGATTATCGAGAAAATCTGGGAGCAGCATGTTGTGTTTGAAGAAGAAGGAAAACCAGACCTGCTCTATATCGATCTTCACTTATTGCATGAAGTTACATCGCCGCAGGCATTTGAAGGCTTGCGGCTTAATGGCCGCAGCGTCCGGCGGCCGGATTTGTGTTTTGCGACCATGGACCATAATGTACCTACAAGAAACCGGGACATCATAAAAGATCCCATCTCCCGCAAACAAATCATGACGCTTGAAGAAAATTGCAAAGAGTTCGGCGTACCGCTGGCAGGCCTTAATCATCCTGACCAGGGCATCGTCCATGTAATCGGACCGGAACTCGGACTGACACAGCCTGGGAAAACAATTGTCTGCGGTGACAGCCATACATCGACTCACGGAGCATTTGGTGCCTTGGCGTTTGGCATCGGGACGAGTGAAGTTGAACATGTATTGTCTACCCAGACACTTTGGCAATCGAAGCCGAAGACCATGGAGATCCGGATTGATGGTGAACTTGGATTCGGAGTAGCAGCCAAAGACGTCATTCTCGCCATCATTGCAAAATTTGGAATTGATGTCGGTACCGGTCATGTCATGGAATATACAGGTGAAGCCATTCGCAAATTATCGATGGAGGAGCGGATGACGATCTGTAACATGTCCATTGAAGCGGGAGCCCGGGCAGGTCTGATTAGTCCGGACGAAACGACAGTCGAGTACTTGCGTGGGCGACGGCACGTTCCGGACGGCGAGGCATTCGAGGAAGAAGCCGATCGCTGGCTGGCACTGGCCAGTGATCCGGATGCCATATATGATATCTCCTTAAGCATTCATGCTGATGAAATCTCTCCATTTGTCACTTGGGGTACGAATCCTTCAATGGGATCAGGGATTGCCGGCCATGTCCCAAGGCTGATTGATTATGAGAAGAAGGCGGACCAGGAAGCTGTGCGTAAAGCATTAACTTACATGGACCTCGAAGAAGGCATTCCGCTGGATTCAATTGAAATTCAACACGTTTTTATTGGCTCATGCACGAATGCCCGGCTCGGAGATTTACGCGCGGCAAGTGAAATTGTAAAGGGCCAGAAAGTGCATCCGTCTGTCACTGCCATCGTAGTGCCTGGGTCTGCTACAGTCAAAAAGGCGGCAGAAGAAGAGGGCATCGATCAAGTGTTCCTGGAAGCGGGGTTTGAATGGCGCGAAACAGGATGCAGTATGTGCCTCGCAATGAATGAAGATGCAGTGCCGGCCGGGGAACGCTGCGCTTCCACTTCAAACCGGAATTTTGAAGGGCGCCAAGGAGCTGGATCCATGACTCATCTTGTCAGCCCGGTAATGGCGGCAGCGGCTGCAATCGAAGGACACCTGACAGACGTCCGGAAATATTTGAAGGAGCCGGTGACATCGGCATAA
- the leuD gene encoding 3-isopropylmalate dehydratase small subunit has translation MKPINEISSVVTPLDRQNVDTDQIISKEFLKRIERTGFGKYLFYHWRFHPDGSLNEDFVLNDPTYADSQILVAQDNFGCGSSREHAPWAIQDYGFNAVIAPSYADIFYNNCVKNGILPIRLQEKEVDELLKKGKQAPYALSISLEDQTVQGADGVQYAFDIDPYWKQMLLNGWDEIALTFQYETYIDEYEKRHPAV, from the coding sequence ATGAAACCGATTAACGAAATCAGCAGTGTGGTTACGCCGCTCGACCGGCAAAATGTAGATACAGATCAGATTATTTCAAAGGAATTCCTGAAGCGGATTGAACGGACCGGTTTCGGCAAGTATTTATTCTATCACTGGCGTTTCCATCCGGATGGCAGTTTGAACGAAGACTTCGTTTTGAACGATCCAACGTATGCAGATTCGCAAATCCTTGTTGCGCAAGATAATTTCGGCTGTGGTTCCTCGCGTGAGCATGCACCGTGGGCGATTCAGGACTACGGGTTTAATGCAGTTATCGCACCAAGTTATGCGGATATTTTCTATAACAATTGTGTGAAAAATGGTATTCTGCCGATTCGGCTCCAGGAAAAAGAAGTGGATGAATTGCTTAAAAAAGGGAAACAGGCGCCGTATGCACTCAGCATTTCACTGGAAGATCAAACGGTACAGGGAGCGGATGGCGTTCAATATGCATTTGACATTGATCCATACTGGAAGCAAATGCTGCTGAACGGATGGGATGAAATCGCCCTCACGTTTCAGTATGAAACTTATATTGATGAATACGAGAAGCGGCATCCAGCCGTGTAA
- a CDS encoding threonine ammonia-lyase, with the protein MTPVVHRTPCKQSATLNRLAGKKISLKLENLQKTGSFKVRGAYNEISQLSDEVCANGILAASAGNHAQGVALAGQKRGVPVTVFMPETTPQAKVMATRQYGAIVKLNAARTQPTIAEGIGVKEPGMLTTNVILSLVDEVLTVTEQEIASAILFMLEREKMLVEGAGAAAVAAALAGYLPAGSGSTGIIVSGGNLDIAKLVRCHELVAGLNPAVLSIL; encoded by the coding sequence CTGACACCGGTCGTTCATCGCACACCTTGCAAGCAATCAGCCACTTTAAACAGACTGGCAGGCAAAAAAATCTCACTTAAACTTGAAAATCTGCAGAAGACCGGGTCGTTTAAAGTCCGCGGTGCTTACAACGAGATCAGTCAACTATCGGACGAGGTATGTGCGAATGGCATTCTGGCTGCCTCCGCGGGTAACCACGCACAAGGGGTTGCGTTAGCGGGACAGAAACGAGGAGTGCCGGTGACGGTATTCATGCCGGAAACCACTCCGCAGGCTAAGGTAATGGCGACCCGCCAATACGGCGCTATAGTAAAACTGAATGCCGCCCGCACCCAACCGACGATTGCTGAAGGAATCGGAGTGAAAGAACCGGGCATGCTCACGACTAACGTGATTTTGTCTTTAGTAGACGAAGTTCTCACTGTGACAGAACAGGAAATTGCATCAGCAATTCTGTTTATGCTGGAACGGGAGAAAATGCTGGTTGAAGGGGCAGGGGCAGCTGCTGTGGCCGCTGCACTTGCCGGATATTTGCCAGCAGGAAGCGGAAGTACAGGTATCATCGTCAGTGGCGGGAATCTTGATATTGCCAAGCTGGTCAGGTGTCATGAACTTGTTGCGGGTCTGAACCCGGCTGTGTTATCCATACTATAA
- a CDS encoding Na+/H+ antiporter family protein, whose product MNAVILAVLVMLVLSLFRVNVVFALLIGALAGGIAGGLSLMDTLTAFTDGLGAGAVIALSYAMLGGFAIAISRTGIPELLVSLVIKMINKEEKGATRESLVKALLVFVLLIMAVFSQNLIPIHIAFIPLLIPPILYILNELQIDRRLIAAVLTFGLVMPYMLLPYGFGLIFHEIITTQMGLAGVEVEMADIPRAMLLPAAGLFIGLLIAVFISYRKPRTYHSMAVKEEKAEEKTASVKNIAATVAALAAALWAQISTDSMIAGALAGIAVLYLAGAMKWREADRLLTEGMQMMAFIGFVIIAANGFASVIQATGAISPLVESASDLFGGSQLLAALAMLLVGLFVTMGIGSSFATIPIIAAIFVPLAVEFNFSELAIIALIGTAGVLGDAGSPASDSTLGPTAGLNADGRHNHIWDTCVPTFIHYNIPLILFGWLAVMVLT is encoded by the coding sequence ATGAATGCTGTTATTCTTGCCGTTTTAGTCATGTTGGTTTTAAGTTTATTTCGGGTGAATGTTGTATTTGCCTTGCTGATCGGTGCACTGGCGGGGGGAATCGCCGGGGGATTATCCTTGATGGATACCCTTACTGCGTTTACGGACGGGCTTGGTGCAGGAGCGGTGATCGCATTGAGCTATGCCATGCTGGGCGGCTTTGCCATCGCAATTTCCCGCACAGGAATCCCGGAACTGCTCGTCAGTCTAGTCATCAAGATGATCAATAAGGAAGAAAAGGGTGCTACTCGGGAAAGCTTAGTGAAAGCGCTGCTGGTTTTTGTGCTGCTGATCATGGCCGTGTTTTCACAAAACCTGATTCCGATTCATATTGCGTTCATTCCACTGCTGATTCCGCCGATCTTATATATCTTGAATGAATTGCAGATCGATCGCCGGCTGATTGCCGCTGTCCTGACATTTGGTCTTGTCATGCCGTACATGCTGCTGCCTTATGGATTCGGACTTATTTTTCATGAAATCATTACGACTCAAATGGGTCTCGCGGGGGTGGAAGTGGAAATGGCGGATATCCCGAGAGCCATGCTGCTGCCGGCAGCCGGATTATTCATCGGTCTGCTTATCGCGGTATTTATTTCCTACCGTAAACCCCGCACCTATCATTCCATGGCGGTAAAAGAAGAGAAAGCAGAAGAGAAGACAGCGTCTGTAAAAAATATTGCAGCGACTGTGGCTGCGCTGGCAGCGGCGCTTTGGGCGCAAATTTCCACCGACTCTATGATTGCCGGCGCGCTGGCGGGTATCGCAGTGCTCTATCTGGCAGGAGCCATGAAGTGGCGGGAAGCTGACCGGCTCTTAACGGAGGGCATGCAGATGATGGCATTCATCGGATTTGTTATCATTGCAGCAAACGGATTTGCTTCTGTTATTCAGGCCACAGGCGCAATCAGTCCACTTGTGGAAAGCGCATCGGATCTGTTTGGAGGCAGTCAGCTGCTGGCAGCGCTCGCCATGCTGCTTGTCGGTCTGTTTGTAACAATGGGAATCGGCTCATCGTTTGCAACCATCCCGATTATCGCAGCAATTTTCGTACCGCTCGCTGTGGAGTTCAACTTTTCGGAGCTTGCGATCATTGCACTCATCGGTACTGCCGGTGTGCTTGGAGATGCAGGCTCACCCGCATCAGATTCCACGCTCGGACCGACAGCCGGTTTAAATGCTGATGGCCGGCATAACCATATCTGGGATACGTGCGTGCCGACGTTTATCCATTATAATATCCCGCTCATCCTGTTTGGGTGGCTTGCGGTAATGGTTCTTACGTAA
- the rpsJ gene encoding 30S ribosomal protein S10, whose protein sequence is MAKQKIRIRLKAYDHRVLDQSAEKIVETAKRSGANVSGPIPLPTERTVYTILRAVHKYKDAREQFEMRTHKRLIDIVNPTPQTVDALMKLDLPSGVDIEIKL, encoded by the coding sequence ATGGCAAAACAAAAAATTCGTATCCGTTTAAAAGCATATGATCACAGAGTACTGGATCAGTCAGCGGAAAAAATTGTGGAAACAGCGAAACGTTCAGGTGCAAATGTATCCGGTCCAATTCCGCTTCCGACGGAAAGAACCGTCTACACAATCCTGCGTGCTGTCCACAAGTATAAAGATGCTCGTGAGCAATTCGAAATGCGCACACATAAACGTCTGATCGATATCGTTAATCCGACACCGCAGACTGTTGATGCGCTCATGAAGCTGGACCTGCCGTCCGGCGTCGACATTGAAATCAAACTTTAA